In Microbacterium laevaniformans, a single window of DNA contains:
- a CDS encoding ABC transporter permease encodes MSALAGRAAPPTAAPRRAWTRGAWLRERGMGASILVAAISSAFGVLLLTATGYIATWARTDPYLGDSETVAIVLGILSVLLVGVAVYVAAIVTANTFATIVAGRTRQIALMRLIGASARAQRRQVGSQGVGVGVIGATTGLIVGAAVAAALVHAADALLHVTVGYAVLQPVLLVPAAVVALTTWAGAWSGSRRVLAVTPLQALGGATPRTRDEARSRGRTAVAVALGSSGAALLAGGVVVGTASPLGVIVAFFGGVLSFTALALGAVLVMPPLLRLSGRAFGRSAPARLAAENALRYPERASRMAIGVVMGVTLVVMFAVASASVKALLTAAADGVPAAELSRVLDTFAAIMMGLVAVSAVIAAVGLVNLLTIGVVQRRRELGLLRALGLSSAQVRTVVLLEAVHVTITALAFGLVLGVVYGWVAAQSLLGSVALPPSFAAPTVVAPAVPWMPVLSVVAATTLLTVVATVVPTRLATRVSAVEALAE; translated from the coding sequence GTGAGCGCGCTCGCCGGCCGCGCGGCGCCGCCGACGGCTGCGCCCCGCCGCGCCTGGACACGAGGGGCGTGGCTGCGCGAGCGCGGCATGGGGGCGAGCATTCTGGTCGCCGCGATCTCGTCCGCGTTCGGCGTGCTGCTGCTGACCGCCACCGGCTACATCGCGACGTGGGCGCGCACCGACCCCTACCTGGGAGACAGCGAGACGGTCGCGATCGTCCTCGGCATCCTCAGCGTCCTGCTGGTCGGCGTCGCCGTGTACGTCGCCGCGATCGTGACGGCCAACACCTTCGCGACCATCGTCGCCGGCCGCACCCGTCAGATCGCCCTGATGCGGCTGATCGGCGCGTCCGCGCGGGCTCAGCGCCGCCAGGTGGGGAGTCAGGGCGTCGGAGTCGGCGTCATCGGAGCCACGACGGGCCTCATCGTGGGAGCGGCCGTCGCCGCCGCGCTCGTTCATGCCGCCGACGCACTGCTGCACGTCACCGTCGGCTATGCCGTGCTGCAGCCGGTGCTGCTGGTTCCGGCTGCCGTCGTGGCGCTGACGACCTGGGCCGGCGCCTGGAGCGGGTCGCGCAGGGTGCTGGCGGTGACGCCCCTGCAGGCGCTCGGTGGGGCGACGCCGCGCACGCGCGACGAGGCCCGATCGCGCGGGCGTACCGCGGTCGCGGTCGCGCTCGGGTCCTCCGGTGCGGCGCTGCTCGCCGGCGGCGTGGTCGTCGGGACGGCATCGCCGCTGGGTGTCATCGTCGCCTTCTTCGGGGGCGTGCTGTCCTTCACCGCTCTCGCGCTGGGGGCCGTCCTCGTCATGCCGCCGCTGTTGCGCCTGAGCGGACGCGCCTTCGGACGCTCCGCGCCCGCGCGTCTGGCCGCCGAGAATGCGCTGCGCTACCCCGAGCGCGCCAGCCGGATGGCGATCGGTGTCGTGATGGGGGTGACCCTCGTGGTGATGTTCGCGGTCGCGAGTGCGTCGGTGAAAGCGCTGCTGACCGCCGCAGCCGATGGGGTTCCGGCCGCCGAGCTGAGCCGCGTGCTCGACACGTTCGCGGCCATCATGATGGGGCTCGTCGCGGTGTCGGCCGTGATCGCCGCCGTCGGACTCGTCAACCTCCTGACGATCGGTGTCGTGCAGCGTCGGCGTGAGCTCGGCCTGTTGCGCGCGCTGGGGCTGTCGTCCGCGCAGGTGCGCACCGTGGTGCTGCTGGAGGCCGTGCACGTGACGATCACGGCGCTGGCGTTCGGGCTCGTGCTCGGCGTCGTCTACGGCTGGGTGGCGGCGCAGTCGCTGCTCGGCTCGGTCGCGCTGCCGCCGTCGTTCGCGGCGCCGACGGTCGTGGCCCCCGCCGTGCCGTGGATGCCGGTGCTCAGCGTCGTCGCGGCGACGACGCTGCTGACCGTTGTCGCCACGGTCGTTCCCACGCGGCTGGCGACGCGGGTGAGTGCCGTGGAGGCCCTCGCCGAGTGA
- a CDS encoding 5-oxoprolinase subunit B/C family protein, whose amino-acid sequence MVVPGDGVIAGGIRLRPFGERALLAEVDDLDAVLALHARLTATRPPGVVDLVPAARTVLVVVDPTMLPLASARTWVLSAPTGVAHVATPGRTVEIPVVYDGEDLHPLAAELGISVAQLTARHAAADWTVAFTGFAPGFGYLVSADWHYDVPRRSRPRPRVPAGAVALAGRFSGAYPRSTPGGWQLIGTTPAVLFDPDAASPALLQPGDLVRFVPVTGRSTAERPVDARGASPASRAGGGIRVQAPGLAATVQDQGRRGTLASGVAVSGAADRAALRVANRLVGTAAAAAGIEITMGGFRAVRDAAASADDLWFALAGAWGPMRLDGRPLDPYVAYRWPAGAELEIEGFTHGTRAYLAVRGGVAARSLLGSRATDTLAGLGPAPLAAGDVLAVGGDVVGAVPAVDLRPWTPPAAQLEITVAPGPRAERFATLAPLFAEVWTVSTQADRVGIRLDGPPLERTDTSELASEGMLPGAIQVPPDGRPVILGPDGPVTGGYPVVAVVTDADRDLLGQARPGTRLRFRHAGGTSSRRF is encoded by the coding sequence ATGGTAGTTCCCGGCGATGGGGTGATTGCCGGCGGCATCCGCTTGCGGCCCTTCGGTGAGCGCGCTCTGCTCGCGGAGGTGGACGACCTCGACGCCGTTCTCGCGCTGCACGCTCGGCTGACGGCGACACGGCCGCCCGGCGTCGTCGACCTCGTGCCGGCGGCGCGGACGGTGCTCGTCGTCGTAGACCCGACGATGCTGCCGCTCGCGTCGGCGCGGACGTGGGTGCTCTCGGCCCCGACGGGCGTCGCGCACGTCGCGACGCCGGGCCGCACCGTCGAGATCCCGGTCGTCTACGACGGTGAGGACCTCCACCCGCTCGCCGCCGAGCTGGGCATCAGCGTCGCGCAGCTGACGGCGCGCCACGCGGCGGCCGACTGGACGGTCGCGTTCACGGGGTTCGCCCCCGGGTTCGGCTATCTCGTCAGCGCGGACTGGCACTACGACGTGCCGCGGCGGTCGCGCCCACGGCCGCGCGTGCCGGCCGGCGCCGTCGCGCTCGCCGGACGCTTCTCCGGTGCGTACCCGCGGTCGACGCCCGGCGGCTGGCAGCTGATCGGCACGACGCCCGCCGTGCTGTTCGACCCCGACGCCGCGTCCCCCGCCCTGCTGCAGCCCGGCGACCTCGTGCGCTTCGTCCCCGTGACCGGCCGCTCCACCGCGGAACGCCCGGTGGATGCTCGCGGTGCGTCACCGGCGTCGCGCGCCGGCGGCGGCATCCGGGTGCAGGCGCCCGGCCTCGCGGCGACCGTGCAGGATCAGGGGCGGCGCGGCACGCTCGCGTCCGGTGTCGCGGTGTCCGGTGCGGCCGACCGTGCGGCGCTGCGCGTCGCCAACCGGCTCGTCGGCACCGCGGCGGCCGCGGCCGGCATCGAGATCACGATGGGCGGGTTCCGCGCGGTGCGGGATGCCGCGGCATCCGCGGACGACCTCTGGTTCGCCCTCGCGGGTGCCTGGGGGCCGATGCGCCTCGACGGCCGCCCACTCGATCCCTATGTCGCCTACCGCTGGCCGGCGGGCGCGGAGCTGGAGATCGAGGGGTTCACGCACGGCACGCGCGCCTACCTCGCCGTCCGCGGCGGCGTCGCCGCGCGGTCACTGCTCGGCTCGAGGGCGACCGACACTCTCGCGGGGCTCGGCCCGGCGCCGCTCGCGGCGGGCGATGTGCTCGCCGTGGGCGGCGACGTGGTCGGGGCCGTGCCCGCCGTCGATCTGCGACCGTGGACCCCGCCCGCCGCCCAGCTCGAGATCACGGTGGCGCCCGGTCCGCGCGCCGAGCGGTTCGCCACGCTGGCGCCCTTGTTCGCAGAGGTCTGGACGGTGTCCACCCAGGCCGACCGGGTGGGCATCCGCCTGGACGGACCACCGCTCGAGCGCACCGATACTTCGGAGCTGGCGAGCGAGGGCATGCTGCCCGGCGCGATCCAGGTGCCCCCGGACGGGCGCCCCGTCATCCTCGGCCCGGACGGTCCGGTCACCGGCGGCTACCCGGTCGTGGCGGTGGTGACGGATGCCGATCGCGATCTGCTGGGCCAGGCGCGGCCGGGCACGCGGCTGCGCTTCCGCCACGCCGGCGGGACATCGTCGCGCCGCTTCTGA
- a CDS encoding SprT-like domain-containing protein: MTDLDVVRREAEALIRAHLDASWTFAFDNAKRRAGACDYTRQRITVSRYLAARYDDETNRQTLLHEVAHALAGPRAGHGAAWKRTARLLGYTGGTTHHGETATELAPWVGVCPTGHIAYRHRRATRPTSCARCSASFDDRFLFVWTRREISPATRRAAMTPREAVGAPL, encoded by the coding sequence ATGACCGATCTGGACGTCGTCCGGCGCGAGGCCGAGGCTCTCATCCGTGCGCATCTCGATGCGTCGTGGACGTTCGCCTTCGACAATGCGAAGCGGCGCGCGGGAGCCTGCGACTACACGCGCCAGCGCATCACCGTCTCCCGGTACCTCGCCGCGCGATACGACGACGAGACCAACCGCCAGACGCTGCTGCACGAGGTCGCGCACGCGCTCGCCGGTCCGCGGGCCGGGCACGGCGCGGCGTGGAAGCGCACGGCCCGCTTGCTCGGCTACACCGGCGGCACGACCCATCACGGCGAGACGGCCACCGAGCTGGCCCCGTGGGTGGGCGTCTGCCCCACCGGTCACATCGCCTATCGTCATCGCCGCGCCACGAGGCCGACGTCGTGCGCGCGCTGCTCGGCATCCTTCGACGACCGCTTCCTCTTCGTCTGGACGCGCCGCGAGATCTCACCGGCCACGCGTCGGGCGGCGATGACGCCGCGGGAGGCGGTCGGCGCGCCGCTCTGA
- a CDS encoding spermidine synthase — MARAHVENDEPQARLSDGTIARVVPSRYAGGYELDVDGTPQSHVDLDDPGHLHFEYVARMGAVIDRLRMPGQPLTAIHLGAGALTLPRYVEHTRPGSRQQVIELEQPLVDLVRARLPLPRGAQVRVRIGDARDVAGRLPAGLQGTADLVVSDVFAGAQTPAHLTTVEYFRILGGLLAPDGVLLVNVADGAGLAFARREVATVREVLPEVIVLAEVQTLKGRRFGNLVIAASPSPLPVEWLPRLMAAGPHPAKVAQGAELDEFVRGARVATDADATASPKPAASVFER, encoded by the coding sequence ATGGCTCGCGCGCACGTGGAGAACGACGAACCGCAGGCGCGCCTGTCGGACGGCACGATCGCGCGGGTCGTGCCGAGCCGCTACGCCGGCGGCTACGAGCTGGATGTGGACGGCACACCGCAGTCGCACGTCGACCTCGACGACCCCGGGCACCTTCACTTCGAGTACGTCGCGCGGATGGGCGCGGTCATCGACCGGCTGCGGATGCCGGGGCAGCCGCTCACCGCGATCCACCTCGGCGCGGGAGCGCTCACCCTCCCCCGCTACGTCGAGCACACGCGCCCCGGCTCGCGGCAGCAGGTGATCGAGCTCGAGCAGCCCCTCGTCGACCTCGTGCGCGCCCGTCTGCCGCTGCCGCGCGGCGCGCAGGTGCGGGTGCGCATCGGCGATGCGCGCGACGTCGCCGGTCGCCTTCCGGCCGGGCTGCAGGGTACCGCCGACCTCGTGGTCTCCGACGTGTTCGCCGGTGCGCAGACGCCCGCGCACCTCACCACCGTCGAGTACTTCCGCATCCTCGGCGGGCTGCTCGCGCCCGACGGGGTACTTCTCGTGAACGTCGCCGACGGCGCGGGACTCGCCTTCGCCCGCCGCGAGGTCGCCACCGTGCGGGAGGTGCTTCCCGAAGTCATCGTGCTCGCGGAGGTGCAGACGCTGAAGGGTCGCCGCTTCGGCAATCTCGTCATCGCGGCCTCCCCCTCTCCCCTGCCCGTCGAGTGGTTGCCGCGACTGATGGCCGCCGGTCCCCACCCGGCGAAGGTCGCGCAGGGCGCAGAGCTCGACGAGTTCGTCCGAGGCGCCCGAGTGGCGACGGATGCCGATGCCACCGCATCGCCCAAGCCCGCGGCATCCGTGTTCGAACGCTGA
- a CDS encoding tetratricopeptide repeat protein: protein MSYIKGYDPQTLRETVDPRECQERLDELGDQRSLPALLERVWLLKVLGRWDESLVVSEQSVRVARMGGTRKDLLRARILHASVLQVRGAYAAAHQELTTCAEEAEGQGWAALAAFAFQHRGKVSYDAEDYADARADFKRALFLRQQTGAPEEQLESTLLAIEAADRRRSTAVAS, encoded by the coding sequence GTGAGCTACATCAAGGGATACGACCCGCAGACGCTGCGCGAGACGGTGGACCCTCGCGAGTGCCAGGAGCGCCTCGACGAGTTGGGCGACCAGCGCAGCCTTCCGGCTCTGCTCGAACGGGTGTGGCTGCTGAAGGTGCTCGGTCGGTGGGACGAGTCCCTCGTCGTGTCGGAGCAGTCGGTGCGTGTGGCGCGGATGGGCGGGACCCGCAAGGATCTGCTGCGCGCGCGGATCCTGCACGCGAGCGTGCTGCAGGTGCGGGGAGCGTACGCCGCGGCCCACCAGGAGCTGACCACCTGCGCCGAAGAGGCGGAAGGACAGGGCTGGGCCGCCCTTGCGGCGTTCGCCTTCCAGCATCGCGGCAAGGTGAGCTACGACGCCGAGGACTACGCCGACGCCCGCGCCGACTTCAAGCGCGCGCTGTTCCTGCGTCAGCAGACGGGCGCGCCAGAGGAGCAGCTCGAATCGACGCTGCTGGCCATCGAAGCCGCCGACCGCCGTCGCAGCACGGCCGTCGCGAGCTGA
- a CDS encoding LamB/YcsF family protein has translation MAVIDLNADLGETVGGLPTADDDAMFALISSASIACGGHAGDTASMRAAVERAARTGVAIGAHPSYPDRAGFGRTPLAMSAADLRRSLDDQLGTLAAVADIRYVKPHGALYHAVRADVGHARAVVDAVASVSAALGRAVPILGLDGVIADEASRTGLPFVREAFLDRGYLPDGGLVPRSDPGALLRDPEAVAARAVRLALGGVVEAIDGSLVEAAAASLCVHGDSPGALAMARAVRAALDAAGVDIAAPW, from the coding sequence GTGGCGGTCATCGATCTCAACGCCGATCTCGGCGAGACGGTCGGCGGGCTGCCCACGGCGGACGACGACGCCATGTTCGCGCTGATCTCGAGCGCGTCGATCGCGTGCGGGGGCCACGCCGGCGACACGGCCTCGATGCGCGCCGCGGTCGAGCGCGCCGCCCGCACCGGCGTCGCGATCGGAGCGCACCCTTCCTACCCCGATCGCGCCGGCTTCGGACGGACGCCCCTCGCGATGAGCGCAGCCGATCTCCGCCGGAGCCTGGACGACCAGCTCGGCACCCTCGCCGCCGTCGCCGACATTCGCTACGTCAAGCCCCACGGGGCGCTCTATCACGCCGTCCGCGCCGACGTCGGGCACGCCCGCGCGGTGGTGGATGCCGTGGCCTCGGTGTCCGCCGCGCTCGGCCGCGCCGTTCCGATCCTGGGTCTGGACGGCGTCATCGCCGACGAGGCGTCGCGCACCGGGCTTCCGTTCGTGCGCGAGGCGTTCCTCGACCGCGGCTACCTGCCCGACGGCGGCCTCGTGCCGCGGAGCGATCCCGGTGCGCTCCTGCGCGACCCCGAGGCGGTGGCCGCGCGCGCCGTGCGTCTGGCCCTCGGCGGCGTCGTCGAGGCGATCGACGGCAGCCTCGTCGAGGCCGCGGCGGCGTCGCTGTGCGTGCACGGTGACTCGCCGGGTGCGCTCGCCATGGCCCGTGCCGTGCGTGCGGCCCTGGATGCCGCGGGCGTCGACATCGCCGCGCCATGGTAG
- a CDS encoding response regulator has translation MSAPIRVVLVDDQALFRAGIRMVIDSQPDLTVVGEAGDGAEGVRVVRQTRPDVVLMDIRMPVMDGLAATAELLSDTTLASAPPRIVMLTTFDLDEAAARAIRQGASGFLLKDADPEFLLAAIRTVQSGSAVIAAAATRELFAQFSSPLRAAPPAFAELTEREREIFALAARGLSNAEIAQREFLSEATVKTHISRVLGKLGLRDRVQLVVFAFEHGLA, from the coding sequence GTGAGCGCGCCGATCCGTGTCGTCCTCGTCGACGACCAGGCCCTCTTTCGCGCCGGCATCCGCATGGTCATCGATTCGCAGCCGGACTTGACCGTCGTCGGTGAAGCCGGCGACGGGGCGGAAGGCGTGCGGGTCGTCCGACAGACGCGCCCCGACGTCGTGCTCATGGACATCCGGATGCCGGTGATGGACGGCCTCGCTGCGACCGCGGAGCTGCTGTCCGATACGACGCTGGCGAGCGCACCCCCGCGGATCGTCATGCTCACGACCTTCGATCTCGACGAGGCGGCCGCGCGGGCCATTCGTCAGGGGGCGAGCGGCTTTCTCCTGAAGGACGCCGATCCGGAGTTCCTCCTCGCGGCCATCCGCACGGTGCAGTCGGGCTCGGCGGTCATCGCCGCCGCGGCCACGCGTGAGCTGTTCGCCCAGTTCTCGTCCCCTCTGCGTGCCGCACCTCCGGCGTTCGCCGAGCTCACCGAGCGGGAGCGGGAGATCTTCGCCCTCGCCGCCCGCGGCCTCTCCAACGCCGAGATCGCCCAGCGTGAGTTCCTCTCCGAGGCCACGGTGAAGACCCACATCAGCCGCGTGCTGGGAAAGCTCGGACTCCGTGACCGCGTGCAGCTGGTCGTCTTCGCGTTCGAGCACGGCTTGGCCTGA
- a CDS encoding 2-phosphosulfolactate phosphatase: MASPFDQSRYQVRMEWGASGLERVAASDVVVVVDVLRFSSTVARRIEAGETVALDAAAHALSLNGAAVAARAAESDAVVFLGALVNAAAVAAAVMAEQQRRAARTSILVIAAGELSSREPGAALRVAVEDLLGAGAIVDALGALGIDHTSPEAAAAGEAFRGLRPALRHLLTAGGSGQELIDRGLRDDVLAAAQVDAVSSTPVLRDGTFAACA, translated from the coding sequence ATGGCCTCCCCGTTCGATCAGTCCCGCTATCAGGTGCGCATGGAATGGGGCGCCTCGGGGCTCGAGCGCGTGGCGGCATCCGATGTCGTGGTCGTCGTCGACGTGCTCCGATTCTCGAGCACGGTCGCGCGGCGCATCGAGGCGGGCGAGACCGTTGCGTTGGATGCCGCCGCCCACGCCCTGTCGCTGAACGGCGCCGCCGTCGCCGCCCGCGCCGCCGAGAGCGACGCGGTGGTGTTCCTGGGAGCACTGGTCAATGCCGCCGCGGTGGCCGCCGCCGTCATGGCCGAGCAGCAGCGCCGCGCGGCGCGCACGAGCATCCTCGTCATCGCCGCCGGCGAGCTCTCGTCCCGTGAACCCGGCGCCGCCCTTCGCGTCGCGGTCGAAGACCTCCTCGGCGCCGGCGCGATCGTCGATGCGCTCGGAGCGCTCGGCATCGACCACACCTCGCCCGAGGCGGCGGCCGCCGGTGAGGCGTTCCGGGGCCTGCGCCCTGCGCTGCGGCACCTCTTGACCGCCGGCGGATCGGGGCAGGAGCTCATCGACCGGGGCCTGCGCGATGACGTGCTCGCCGCCGCGCAGGTGGATGCCGTGTCGTCGACGCCCGTGCTGCGTGACGGGACGTTCGCGGCGTGCGCCTGA
- a CDS encoding ABC transporter ATP-binding protein, giving the protein MQITTTELGLAARVQSLTKTYGGGESGVRALDGVTVGIRRGEFTAIMGPSGSGKSTLMHIMAGLDGATSGRAWIGDTEITGLSDLELTILRRRRIGFVFQAFNLVPTLDAIGNIMLPFDLDGRRPTALERARIDALIDTLGLRARLQHRPHELSGGQQQRVAIARALATAPDLVFADEPTGNLDSRSSREVLSLLAAASREHGQSIAMVTHDPVAAAHADRVLFLGDGRVVADKPAQTAEQVAAFMLAAEVRA; this is encoded by the coding sequence ATGCAGATCACCACGACCGAACTCGGGCTCGCCGCTCGCGTGCAGAGCCTCACCAAGACCTACGGCGGCGGCGAGAGCGGGGTGCGCGCCCTCGACGGCGTCACCGTCGGCATCCGCCGCGGGGAGTTCACCGCCATCATGGGCCCCTCGGGCTCGGGCAAGTCGACGCTCATGCACATCATGGCCGGGCTGGACGGCGCCACCAGCGGTCGGGCGTGGATCGGCGACACCGAGATCACGGGTCTGTCCGACCTCGAGCTGACGATTCTTCGCCGGCGTCGGATCGGCTTCGTCTTCCAGGCGTTCAACCTCGTGCCGACCCTCGACGCGATCGGCAACATCATGCTGCCCTTCGACCTCGACGGACGGCGCCCGACGGCGCTGGAGCGGGCTCGCATCGACGCCCTCATCGACACCCTGGGGCTGCGGGCACGCCTGCAGCACCGGCCGCACGAGCTGTCCGGCGGCCAACAGCAGCGCGTCGCCATCGCCCGCGCCCTCGCGACGGCGCCCGACCTCGTCTTCGCCGACGAGCCGACCGGCAACCTCGACTCGCGCTCGAGCCGCGAGGTGCTCTCCCTTCTCGCCGCCGCCAGCCGTGAGCACGGACAGTCCATCGCGATGGTGACGCACGACCCCGTGGCCGCCGCGCATGCCGATCGCGTGCTGTTCCTCGGTGACGGCCGTGTCGTCGCCGACAAGCCCGCGCAGACCGCCGAGCAGGTCGCGGCGTTCATGCTGGCCGCGGAGGTGAGGGCGTGA